The following proteins come from a genomic window of Chlamydiales bacterium:
- a CDS encoding DUF502 domain-containing protein, which produces MKKYFITGLIILLPLAVTVLLLGFIINILTRPFVGLIEHFLIAIPFFQQYQTLIHIILRIILLFGICFFTILLGFLARIVVFKSLLSVYDYILHRIPIIKTIYKATQQVIKTIFGSSSRSFKQVVMVPFPTNGAYSIGLVSSPAPGICEKTMGIPLITVFVPTTPNPTSGFLMMYKEDEVVYLDMKIEDAFKYIISCGVITSDSVNLPEILS; this is translated from the coding sequence ATGAAAAAATATTTTATTACTGGTCTTATTATCCTTCTTCCCCTTGCCGTGACAGTCCTTTTATTAGGATTCATTATTAATATTCTTACTCGACCTTTCGTTGGGTTAATTGAACATTTTTTAATCGCTATCCCTTTTTTCCAACAATATCAAACATTAATTCACATTATCCTCCGGATTATTTTGCTTTTTGGAATCTGTTTCTTCACCATTCTTCTTGGTTTTCTAGCACGTATTGTCGTGTTTAAATCTCTACTTTCAGTCTATGATTATATCCTACATAGAATTCCTATTATTAAAACAATTTATAAAGCCACTCAACAGGTCATAAAAACTATTTTCGGCTCTTCTTCTCGTTCTTTTAAGCAAGTTGTCATGGTTCCTTTTCCAACAAATGGAGCTTACTCTATTGGTCTTGTGAGTAGTCCAGCCCCTGGAATCTGTGAGAAAACGATGGGAATTCCTTTAATTACTGTGTTTGTTCCAACGACCCCGAATCCGACATCAGGTTTTTTAATGATGTATAAAGAAGATGAAGTAGTTTATCTTGATATGAAGATTGAAGATGCATTCAAATATATTATCTCCTGTGGAGTCATCACCTCGGACTCAGTCAATCTACCTGAGATTTTATCTT